One Streptococcus sp. zg-86 DNA window includes the following coding sequences:
- a CDS encoding ABC transporter permease, which translates to MIVSIVSQGLVWSILGLGIYMTFRILNFPDMTAEGSFPLGGAVAVTLISGGMNPFLATGIAVLAGCVAGLATGLLYTKGKIPTLLSGILVMTSCHSIMLMIMGRANLGLLGTTQIQDYLPFTDAINNLVAGLLFVVVVIAALLFFLDTKLGQAYIATGDNPDMARSFGIDTDRMELMGLVLSNGVIALAGALIAQQEGYADVSRGIGVIVVGLASLIIGEVLFKSLSLAERLMTIVIGAISYQFLIWAVIALGFNTSYLRIYSAVILAICLMIPTLKAKVFKGVTISK; encoded by the coding sequence ATGATTGTATCAATAGTATCACAAGGTCTGGTCTGGTCTATCTTGGGTCTGGGCATTTATATGACCTTTCGGATTTTGAATTTTCCAGACATGACGGCTGAAGGGAGCTTTCCTTTGGGTGGTGCGGTAGCAGTTACGCTAATTAGCGGTGGCATGAACCCATTTCTTGCGACAGGAATTGCAGTCCTTGCTGGTTGTGTGGCTGGTCTTGCAACAGGCTTGCTCTATACCAAAGGGAAAATTCCCACTCTTTTATCAGGGATTTTAGTGATGACCTCCTGCCATTCCATTATGCTGATGATTATGGGGCGGGCCAATCTTGGTTTGTTAGGGACGACACAAATTCAGGATTATCTTCCTTTTACGGATGCTATCAATAATCTAGTAGCAGGTTTGCTATTTGTAGTTGTCGTGATTGCAGCTCTGCTTTTCTTCCTTGATACTAAGTTAGGGCAGGCCTATATTGCAACAGGAGACAATCCAGATATGGCACGGAGTTTTGGCATTGATACCGACCGTATGGAACTCATGGGCTTGGTCTTGTCAAATGGAGTGATTGCACTTGCTGGTGCTTTGATTGCCCAACAGGAGGGGTATGCGGATGTCTCACGTGGAATCGGCGTCATTGTCGTGGGTCTTGCCAGTCTGATTATTGGCGAAGTGCTCTTTAAGAGTCTCAGTCTTGCAGAGCGGTTGATGACCATTGTCATTGGAGCGATTTCCTATCAATTTTTGATTTGGGCTGTGATTGCACTTGGCTTTAATACGAGCTATCTTCGTATTTATAGTGCGGTGATTTTAGCAATCTGCCTCATGATACCGACCTTAAAAGCAAAAGTCTTCAAAGGAGTGACCATTAGCAAATGA